GGTATTTGCTTTTTCATCTAGAATTCTAAGACTAAAATTATTTTGTGACCGTCGCACCATTACCTCTCGTATATATTCATGAAAAGTTTCCTGTAACGTTGCGAACCTTTTATACTTATTCAGGTCATAACTAACATCAGGGGTGTAATAAAAGGGAATTATACGTGTGTCAATCATTTGCGTTTGCACTTCACCTGCATCAGGGAAATTAAACCGTAGATTTAGTTGATTATTTATATAATACTGTAGCAGCGTTTCTTTCGAAATCAATGCCCTTTCTTTAAACGGGTATACTTTATAAGCCTTATGCTTATAAAAAGGCGAGACCTCCTCAATTTGGCTATTTTCTCCATGAATACCAATGGCTAAAGTCTGCAACCCGCGAATATACCTCAAATCAAAGGTTGCCATTCCACAACTATCTGTTTTCGAAACGTAATAATTTGGCGAGGAGCCCACAAGCCCTATGTAAGCATTCTTTAAAATTATTGGCTGATTATCATTTAACGATGTGAATTTAAAAGTTGCTGGCTGGCCTATAACATCCGTCATTATCTCCTCGTTAAAACGCTGGTCTTTCCTATAAAAAATCAATAGATTATCTAAATTAATAAAATCCTCTGTCCCTTTTATAGCATTGAAATAGTCTAATGGTTGCTCAATCTTTCCTTCTAAATCTGATTCTAAGTAATAATACGTGGCGATATCCCTTACGTCCTGTTGCTGTAAGTCGTCAACTCTATAAACTGAAATAGAAAAACGGGTAGTTTTTTCGTCCGTATCAGCCATATCGAAAACCGGTTTTATAAACGATCTACGGTTGTAAGAATCCTGTAATTCGTTTACAGTAAACCCATTACGATCGGGCGTCTTAAATAGCGCGTGCTCTGCCAAGATATCGTTCATTGCATTTCTAACCACAACATATGAAATACCTTCCGGGAGTACCGCATAATCAAGGGAATCGTTAAGGGAAGCGTATACGTCGGTATCGTATTCTCTTTCTAAAACCTTTTCGCCCTTATGATAAATAGCGAGAGAAAACTGATTTTCAGTAGTAGCGTTACTGTACTGACCCTTTAACACTATTGATGAAGTCGTATGATAAAGCCGCAGCAAGAATCCTTCACTTTCAACTTTAGGCATTTCTTTTTCAAATATATGCCCTTGCTCATCTTTTACTATTATATGATACTGATGATGCAACTTCGGTATAAAACTAACCTGTCCTAATCCAAAGGCAGAGGAACTAAACGTTTCAATAACTTGCTTATCAGCATCGATTATTTCTCCCTGGTAATCAAGCCCCCTACCATATTCATCCACCAACTGCACCACAATCCTATTATCCAGGTCGGCCACCAGCTTATAGTTCTCCAACCTAACACTCAAATTTTTAGGTAATTTTTCTGCTGTCGGCATTATTTCGTCCGAGGGATTAACGATCAGTAAATCTTTACGGAAGAAACTTTCCTGTCCATATGATTTCATCCGCTCTGTGTAGGCTACAACGATATAAGTACCGGAAGATATCGCCACCGGTAGCTGAAATTCTCCCTCCCCGGTTCCGTCATCTAGCAATACTTTTGTTTGCGCTATAACAAACGAATGAGCATCCAAAACCTCTACATAAGTAATTTTAGGGCCTATAGAAGTTTCTCCATTCCCAAGCTCATAAATGTTAAACCAGATCGTTTCTCCAGGCAGGTAAGTACTTTTCGAAATATGAAGATAAACACTTTCAGGCTGATTGTTCCAGCCCGGATTTGCAAATGCCTGATGAAGCTGAAAAAAGCTTACATAAAAAAATAAGATGATAAAAGATCTATAATTATATGCCATACAGCTATTCATTTTCATTCCAAAACATAGGCGGCCTCGCGGAACCCCTTATCGTACAATCAACACACCGAGGATTAGCGTATGTATAACCAATTAACAAAGACGTAGCGTTACTATAAATTTCATCCACGGGAACCATTCCCCCCGCAAAAACAATAAGGGGTGAATTGACTTCATCAATAAAAACACTTTCCGGTGTACAATCACCATATATATTCTCTTTTGCCACCCATTCACGGCTTAGATTATTATTGTTGATGTAGATCCGTTTACTTGCCTTTTTTCCACCTTCGACAAATCCTATTACCTGCTTATTCGCGTTTGAAATGCATTGAATATTGGTAATTAATTCTGAAGGCATCGTTCCAAAAATATCCCCCAAATCTTCCGAATTTTTCCTAATGAGGTCCCAAAACATATAAGCCTCCCTACTTAACGCCGTTTGCTCAACTAAAACACTATATCTTTCGGTTAAAAGTTCTGATCCCCTAGGAATAGTTTTCAAGTAAAAATCGTCTATCAATGAACTACTTTGTCCATGCGTATTCCCAATGAGTATATTTGTAGAACGCTGATTCCTAAAGCAACGAAATACTTGTTCATCTGCATTTCTCCTTCTAACTTGATCATTTTCAAAAATAAGTCTAGAATTGAAAGGTGTATAAAAGACATAGTCCTCAAAAAAATCCCATCGGAAATATGAGGTATTGGTTAATGCTCCATCTGTACTAACCTTTAAATCAATCCCGGCATCGATCTCCTCCCAAGTTAATTTTTCAATAGGCGGTGTTATTAAAAGCTGTACAAAATCTGACAAATATTCCTCATTTTCCTGGTCTCTAATACGGATACGATAATTAACTTCCTTCGTCAATGCTATAGTATCCGTTTGATATACTCCGGGAGCTGTTTCCAAGCTGTTGATCAAGTCTCCATTCTCCCCTTCTATTTGAACAATAGCTCCCCGGTCCGGATGTCGTACAACAGAATCATCCAAGAAACCCGTTCTGCTAAGACGAACCTCAGTCACACCGGTCAAATTGATAAAACCTTCAACAACCAATACTCCCACCCTGCTCTCCTCGCCAATCACCGGATCGTAAGGCTTTCTACAGGCGGAAATTGCCATTAGGCCAATCAATAATGTATATACTATTTTACCTTGCATTCCTATCAGATCAAAATTTGAAGTTATAATTAATAAAAGGAATTGGTCTTGCAAAAACAGACAGTTGATACCCATTGATCTGCCCACCCTCTGCCATATAGAATACAGAAAATGGATTTTCCCTCCCTGTTAAATTGTAAACCCCGACCGACCACGAGCTATGAGCTAACTTCTTAATTTTGTGACTACCTTCCAAATTGAACGACAGGTCCGTCCGAAAATAATTAGGTATACGGTAACTATTACGATCGCTATACAAAACTCTCTGGCTGCCTCCATACTCATACCTACCAAGCGGCAATGTTATTGGTCTACCCGTGCTATAGGTAACATTAAATGAAACGCCATAACGTTGTGAAAATCTATAATTTCCGACGAGCGTAAAATCATGCGGTTTATCAAAACCTGCCGGATAATAAGCCCCTTGATTAATTTGATCTGCTGGGTTTTGCGCGTGTGTCCGTTGTTCTATCCGGGAGTAAGTGTAGCTAACCCAACCATTGAGTCGTCCTGTCAGCTTCTTAAGCATTAACTCCATTCCATATGCTCTTCCTTCTGTAGGAATCACATCAGTTTCAATAGCATGGTTCATCGTTAAGGAGGCTCCGCTTTTATAATCCAATAAATTATGCATTTTTTTATAGTACAACTCAGCTGAAGTTTCTATAGTATGATGGTTATAGTTTTTATATATACCCAAGGAAGTCTGATATCCATTAAGTGGACGGATATAACGATCGCTTAATTTCCATATATCAGTAGGCGTAATAGCAGTAGTATTAGAGAGCATATGAATATACTGTCTTGAGTTGTTAAAACCGACCTTCAGCGAACTGGTTTCTGAAAGTAGTTGCTGTATATTTAGCCTAAATTCAGGGGCATGATAGGTGTTAATAACCTGGCCTTTTTGGTATGATGTTATTCCTGTGATATTTGACGTGCTTACGGGCAGGCCTTCCGCATATTCATTGATATTTTGGGGACCAATATTATTGAACAATACATATCTCAAACCAACGTCCAAAAAGAGATTTTCACTGACTTTCCATTCATTCCCCACGTACAATGCTGTCTCTAAGGCCTTTTCGGACTGTATTTCATCGGGTTGAACAAGCGACTCTGTGCCAATGGGCCTTAAGCTTCCAGGGTTTAGATGATACAAAATAGCATTCACACCAAATGATGTGCTGCTATTTTCGGAGTTCTTCCATTTAAAGTCGCCTCTGAGAAATGCCTGCCCGATTTTATATTCCAACTGATACCGGTTGTTAGCCTGCTCCTGCCCTTGAACCTGGAAGCTATATTGGTCATAACCAAACACAAAGTCCCCCGTTAATGAACTGCTTAATATGCTATTTAACCTTAGGTTTGCATGTTGATTTTTATAGCTATAAGTCGTGTCACCGGAAAAAGCAAAACGATCTCTACTTAGATAGCCTGAGGCTGAAACAGAAAATCTGTTATTGAGTTCGTGCCGCATCATAAAGTTAGCGTCATAAAACTGCGCCGATCCATTATTGTATTGATCTTCCGGGATCAAATTCAACAGCCAGTCGGAATAAGTGGTTCTTCCTGATAATAAAACACTGGTTTTACTTCCTATTGGTCCTTCAAGACTCAAACGTCCCGTCAGCGGACCCACTCCACCGGACCCACTAAATTTTTCCATATTAGGTGTTTTTTCCTTCACCTCTAAGACAGATGACAAACGGCCACCATATTGTACCGGAAGGCTGCTTTTATAAAGTTCCGCTCCTTCAATTACGTCAGGGTTAAAAGCAGAAAAAAATCCAAAAAAATGAGCGGGATTAAATACCGTCGCCTTGTCCAATAGTACTAGATTTTGATCTGTTGCGCCACCACGAACGTTAAAACCATTTGCGGCT
This Olivibacter sp. SDN3 DNA region includes the following protein-coding sequences:
- a CDS encoding DUF4249 domain-containing protein → MQGKIVYTLLIGLMAISACRKPYDPVIGEESRVGVLVVEGFINLTGVTEVRLSRTGFLDDSVVRHPDRGAIVQIEGENGDLINSLETAPGVYQTDTIALTKEVNYRIRIRDQENEEYLSDFVQLLITPPIEKLTWEEIDAGIDLKVSTDGALTNTSYFRWDFFEDYVFYTPFNSRLIFENDQVRRRNADEQVFRCFRNQRSTNILIGNTHGQSSSLIDDFYLKTIPRGSELLTERYSVLVEQTALSREAYMFWDLIRKNSEDLGDIFGTMPSELITNIQCISNANKQVIGFVEGGKKASKRIYINNNNLSREWVAKENIYGDCTPESVFIDEVNSPLIVFAGGMVPVDEIYSNATSLLIGYTYANPRCVDCTIRGSARPPMFWNENE
- a CDS encoding TonB-dependent receptor, encoding MRKLLTTFLLTVLYASSVVSGYAQQHKEISFRTYVQHTENRSSVRFYYDEKLLDTVKVSYDDDDEILVAFKEVFKKMDYGVSIDSSTNRIFITTLPLISTYLPKKDVRAEEKVSANTLKSPLTPLRDKGRVVERNELVKLGTRQTNDINGNFFITGTIVNKADGKPINHARVLFENRFRDSIFTDKNGKFKAELLPGRTNVTIRSFGKGLFSCQLMVYDDATLIFELFDEMNLLDEVVINSERHNLERPQLGLEKLSIQRIKQIPTVFGEADVTRAILTLPGVQAVGEAANGFNVRGGATDQNLVLLDKATVFNPAHFFGFFSAFNPDVIEGAELYKSSLPVQYGGRLSSVLEVKEKTPNMEKFSGSGGVGPLTGRLSLEGPIGSKTSVLLSGRTTYSDWLLNLIPEDQYNNGSAQFYDANFMMRHELNNRFSVSASGYLSRDRFAFSGDTTYSYKNQHANLRLNSILSSSLTGDFVFGYDQYSFQVQGQEQANNRYQLEYKIGQAFLRGDFKWKNSENSSTSFGVNAILYHLNPGSLRPIGTESLVQPDEIQSEKALETALYVGNEWKVSENLFLDVGLRYVLFNNIGPQNINEYAEGLPVSTSNITGITSYQKGQVINTYHAPEFRLNIQQLLSETSSLKVGFNNSRQYIHMLSNTTAITPTDIWKLSDRYIRPLNGYQTSLGIYKNYNHHTIETSAELYYKKMHNLLDYKSGASLTMNHAIETDVIPTEGRAYGMELMLKKLTGRLNGWVSYTYSRIEQRTHAQNPADQINQGAYYPAGFDKPHDFTLVGNYRFSQRYGVSFNVTYSTGRPITLPLGRYEYGGSQRVLYSDRNSYRIPNYFRTDLSFNLEGSHKIKKLAHSSWSVGVYNLTGRENPFSVFYMAEGGQINGYQLSVFARPIPFINYNFKF